One Triticum dicoccoides isolate Atlit2015 ecotype Zavitan chromosome 3B, WEW_v2.0, whole genome shotgun sequence genomic window, CTGGCCTCGCCCATGCCATCTAGCTCGACGGAGCGACACACCACTCGACGCAGGCAGTTGCAGCACTCGGGGCTACATGGCGCATGAGAGCTTCTTCACCAGTCGTGCCAGCCCTGGCATGCACATGTGTGCCTTCGGCATCTTTGCCATGGAGTGGGTGTGGGTGTGGGTGAGACAACTAAGGGTGTGTTTTCGATGAGAAACCAAATAGAACGGAATGAAATTTCATGGTGGAACGGGTAGGTTTCATTCCTGTGTTTGGTTGAATCTATAAAATGGAATGATTTCCGTTCTTGTGTTTAGTTAGAAAAATGGAATGAAACAAATTTGATTCAGCTCACCTCTTTGATAGAGATGGTGAGATTGCGTCCCATATGTACATAGGTAGATCTTATACAATCAAAATAATTATAGCCTTCACAATTTCAgcaacatactactccctccgtttcaaaacaaGTGactaactttatactaactttgtactaaaattaCCATGTGACATATGTGGTAATCAATCGAAACAATTCAAAAaagaactttatactaaagttagtacgaaGTTAAGTCACTTATTTTAAAACGGAAGGAGTATTTGATTTGAACTTTCGGTAATATACTTGACTTTTCAATAGCAATTTATTTGTATTTCTAGCGCAATCAATAAGTAATATACACTTGCAAGCATAACGAATATATACATCAATTCACTGCTCAATTTGAGAGTATAAAGACATACTGGATCACGGTGCTAAAGGTAGACATTTTTTAATATTAGATAGAGACAAACAAAGATGCAACTCGGTGTTCGGGCTCCAGTGAACAGTAATGCGATTTAAaatagaaaaaaatcaaaaaaaactgAATCTTTTTTGCAAGCAAGATGTGCATGTGTGTGATGTTCATGCAAAATTTGGTGATGTTTGGATATTCAAGTAGCGCACAGCAAAAAAATAAATCCAGGCATGAACAGTGATGTTTTTCAAATGTTTCCCTCAGacctgaatttgtttttttttgtcaCAAGCTCCTCGAAAGTTCAAATTCTCCAAATTTGGCACGGACATCAGGCACTCCAACATCTTTCACCACagaaaaatgatttttttaatttgttttccATCTTATATTGCGTTACTGTTCACTCCCTGGATCGTCTTTGCCCGGCAGCCAAAACGCTGCTGAGAAAGAGATAGATAGACAGATAGATAGAATGTAGGTAGATACAAGCAGATGTATACAtcaaaagctactccctccgtcccatataggacgtttttgcagtttaaattgaactgcaaaaacgtcttacaatATGGGACAGAGTAGTAAATCTAAACAATAACAGTTTCCATGTAACACATGTTCTTGCAAGTACATTTGCTACACAGTTTTGCCATTGTTTAACGCTTTGTAATGTCAACTATTGCACTCTTCCTCTCATTCTAGTATATGCCTGTATACATATTTCAACAAAACTGAGCTGCCTTCCTGCTGGCTTCAACTTGCTTTCTCTATATGCATGTATGAGTAAGACTGGGGAATACAGACCAGACCAGTCCAGAAAAAATGACGATCAGGTCTGTATCCCTTTTCCTATGATGTTAGTCCTGTGACGTCCCTTGGAATCAGAAACAAAAATCCGATAGGTAAGAGAGTGCCCATCAGCTGAACAGTTAGGCTGAGCGTCAGATTGTCAAACTGTACCGACGAGATGTTCAAAGCTGACGTCAATGCAGCTCCAAGGAATGAACCTAATGTCGAACTGAGGTTGTTAATGGACATGAACAGAGCAAACAGTGTGCCCTCGATTCCAGGCGGGCAAAGCTGTCCTGAGAGGATTAGGAACGGCATCATCCTGCCAAATGAAAACAATAAAGTTAGAAACACTATTGCGTAAATGTGTAGGTAAGATGTCTGATCTTCAGCCATGAGTACAATAATGGATTCATACTGGATAAGTTGAACAATTTCCTCATTTTTCCAGTTGTTTTGGTTAAGGGAACAATATGAACTTACTAACTAATGTCAATTATTATACTGGATAAAGTGAAGAACTTTCCTCAGTTGCAAAATAGAACATACAGTCATCTAAAGAAATTAATGACATACAGGTCACACTTAACCATGAGCTCAAGAAACATTCATGAGGGCCACTTGATTGACGCTCACCCAAATAAAGTGAATAAACAAAATAAGAGTATGACTGTATCTGTCTAGTTTTAGTTGAAACAAAGAATTTTAAGTTGGTGCCTAATGAGTTGCCACAAcactaaaatattttaaatgcaagATTAGTCAATGCAGGATCAGTAACTCTGGGCAGCAACTTAAGGTTTCTAACAGAAACGCATCTCAAACTGGTTTTCTAAACTACAGGTCAAGCAGATAACTCAGTTTATGGTTTGCAatctactacctccgtcccaaaAAGCTTTTCGGGATGGAGGTAATAGTTCACATGAGTATGAAAGAAATGACAGCTAGAGGATATACTTGAATTGGTTGATTGCATCAGCCAAAGCAGAGCCCCACAGCACCATGTATTTGTCTGCTATTCCATACTGGATATGTAATCTTGACACCAGTAAAATGTCCAGTACAGTAATTATCGCAAGGCCAAGATGTGCAAACCTGTAAAATAAGGACAGCAATTATTAAAGGTGGCACACTTAAGTACCTAACAACTTCAAACAAGTGAATAGATTTACATTGTAGCCAATTACCCCCATCAGTTTTTTAACAACATTAATAAAAGAGCATGCACTTGCACTCACAAAAACACTGAACAAAAGGAGATCAATAAAttgtctataccaaaaataccaagatGAAAATTCAGTGCAATTCATTCGAATTATGGACAGCCAACTTACGAAAAGTTTATAGAAAATTTCAGTCAGTACATTAAGCATATATGCATAACATTTCAACTTCCTTTAAACAAACTATGGCACTAATATAGATAGTGTGTTGACATTTGGAAAGAATAAACAGCTTGAAAAAATGACTCACATAAGAATATTCCTGAGTTTTTTATGCTTTAAGTAGCGGTTGTAGATATATGTGCCAAGCATTAGACTGAACCACCCAATCACACGTGCAGTCCCTAAGAAGGATGCCTCCAGATGTAGAACCTCCGTTTGATAATAGAACATTACTGTTGAGATATTTGGAACTGCTGCATTTGAAAGGAAAAACCATGCCATAGGTCTAGAGAAAAAGAGAGGAAGTTACTGATTAAGCTCTTCAGTGCAAGAGGCAAACATCAGAGAAAATGAGATTGCAGGGTTAATTACCGCAGAATTGCTGGCTGCTTAAAAGCTGTGCATAAACTGAAGAAGGCTGATTTCAGAGATGAGTATAAATTAACTGATTTATTGTGCTTCTCATGACCTTCAGGTCGTTTGGACAATGTTCTCCTTTTGTTCTTTTTACGAGCACCCTTTCGCCTCCTAGTGCTCACATATTTAAAAGATTCACCTGAGCCTTGTCCAGCAAAAGCACTATCAATATTCTGATCATCAGCATGATCATGTGCAGCATTATCTATCGTGCTCTCAAATCCTTTTGGAGATTCCTTAACGAAAACACATGTAACTAGTTGGAACAGTGGAAGAGCAGagaaaataatataaatagcatttATTGGGAGATTGGACAATGCGTATCCTCCCAATAAGCTCCCAAATATCCCCCCTACAGCCATTGATGACCAAGATAATGACTGGAGATCACCAGCAAATTCTGGCCTGAAAAGAGAATGATTCAGGTTTTAAGGCATTGTATTGGAGTAGTTGTTATACAAGGTGAGACAAGATGCACCATATTACTCACCCTGCTGATCGAACTG contains:
- the LOC119275660 gene encoding probable folate-biopterin transporter 4 — its product is MAEAAPASPWWAGRMAAAFGAPFLWLVCLIYFIQGFRSFVWTAVSYQMKDIMKLSPSTSQFLVSAAFFPWSIKPIYGIVSDCIPIKQRKRVPYLIISSGLSLFPWLIIGLSEHLRSSSNLFTLMLIVQNLGSAMADVVIDAMIAEAVRSAGPEFAGDLQSLSWSSMAVGGIFGSLLGGYALSNLPINAIYIIFSALPLFQLVTCVFVKESPKGFESTIDNAAHDHADDQNIDSAFAGQGSGESFKYVSTRRRKGARKKNKRRTLSKRPEGHEKHNKSVNLYSSLKSAFFSLCTAFKQPAILRPMAWFFLSNAAVPNISTVMFYYQTEVLHLEASFLGTARVIGWFSLMLGTYIYNRYLKHKKLRNILMFAHLGLAIITVLDILLVSRLHIQYGIADKYMVLWGSALADAINQFKMMPFLILSGQLCPPGIEGTLFALFMSINNLSSTLGSFLGAALTSALNISSVQFDNLTLSLTVQLMGTLLPIGFLFLIPRDVTGLTS